Proteins co-encoded in one Cytophaga hutchinsonii ATCC 33406 genomic window:
- a CDS encoding ABC-F family ATP-binding cassette domain-containing protein, whose protein sequence is MLTLNNISYFIGGRALYRNITMQIKPKDKIGLIGANGTGKSTLLKVITGEYSADEGNIQKSKDCTIGFLNQDLLSFQSDESILAVAMEAFEEATKIQIQMDQLIHKMETDYTDDMIEKLSALQERFQALEGYTIQSKAEKILEGLGFSTNDLNKPLKNFSGGWRMRVMLAKMLLAKPALLMLDEPTNHLDLPSIQWLENYLRDYEGAVIVVSHDREFIDNCVKTIVEVAQQTLNIYAGNYSFYLEEKELRSEIQKASFENQQAKIKQTERFIERFKAKASKSTQVQSRVKALDRMDMIEDVVEDNQTVNFRFTFKTQPGRVINELKNISKSYGDLHILKNTDAKIERGDKIALIGANGKGKSTVLRILTGGESAEGEVALGHNVISSFYAQHQLESLNINNEILEELKQHGSNRTETELRNVLGCFLFSSDDAFKKIKVLSGGEKSRVALAKTLISDANYLLLDEPTNHLDMVSVNILIQALQQYEGTLIVISHDRHFVSKVANKIWYIEDQEIKVYPGTYDEYKYWIENIKTTGATAAPKEKKEPVAEKKKAPAPAADPEIKKIQQQISRLEEQITALEKKKTAAEEHLAKPEVYGNPDQLAKASMEFDKVDKELLQLQTEWEMCVEKLEQ, encoded by the coding sequence ATGTTAACATTGAATAATATCTCCTACTTCATTGGCGGTCGCGCCCTATACAGAAATATCACCATGCAGATAAAACCCAAAGATAAAATCGGATTGATCGGTGCAAATGGCACCGGCAAGTCAACGTTATTAAAGGTAATTACAGGTGAGTATAGTGCGGATGAAGGGAACATTCAAAAAAGCAAAGACTGTACCATTGGTTTCTTAAACCAGGATCTGCTATCCTTCCAGAGTGATGAAAGTATTTTAGCGGTAGCCATGGAAGCTTTTGAAGAAGCGACCAAAATTCAAATCCAGATGGATCAATTGATACATAAAATGGAAACGGATTATACCGATGACATGATTGAAAAATTAAGTGCACTTCAGGAACGTTTTCAGGCACTTGAAGGATATACCATACAATCCAAAGCGGAAAAAATTCTGGAAGGTTTAGGTTTTTCAACCAACGATCTGAACAAGCCCTTAAAGAATTTTTCCGGAGGCTGGAGAATGCGGGTAATGCTTGCCAAAATGCTGCTTGCCAAGCCTGCACTGCTCATGCTCGATGAACCTACCAATCACCTGGATCTCCCATCCATACAATGGCTGGAAAACTACCTGCGCGATTATGAAGGTGCTGTAATTGTTGTTTCGCACGATAGAGAATTTATTGATAACTGTGTGAAAACAATTGTTGAAGTAGCCCAGCAAACATTAAATATCTATGCCGGGAATTATAGTTTTTATCTGGAAGAAAAAGAATTAAGATCGGAAATTCAAAAAGCTTCTTTTGAAAATCAACAGGCAAAAATTAAACAAACGGAACGTTTCATTGAACGCTTCAAAGCCAAAGCAAGTAAATCCACACAGGTACAGTCCAGAGTGAAAGCGCTCGACAGAATGGATATGATTGAAGATGTGGTGGAAGATAATCAAACCGTAAACTTCCGTTTCACATTTAAAACACAACCGGGCAGAGTAATTAATGAATTAAAGAATATTTCCAAAAGTTATGGAGACTTACATATTCTTAAAAATACTGATGCAAAGATTGAGCGTGGCGACAAAATCGCATTGATTGGTGCAAACGGTAAAGGCAAATCAACTGTACTGCGCATCCTAACCGGCGGTGAAAGTGCAGAAGGTGAAGTGGCACTTGGTCATAATGTAATTTCTTCTTTTTATGCGCAGCATCAGCTGGAATCATTAAATATAAATAATGAGATATTAGAAGAATTGAAGCAGCATGGCTCTAACCGGACAGAAACAGAATTACGGAATGTACTCGGCTGCTTCCTGTTCTCCAGTGATGATGCTTTCAAGAAAATTAAAGTACTTTCAGGTGGAGAAAAATCACGTGTTGCATTAGCAAAGACCTTAATCTCTGATGCCAATTATTTATTACTGGATGAACCTACCAATCACCTGGATATGGTATCTGTTAATATTTTGATTCAGGCATTACAGCAATATGAAGGAACATTGATCGTTATCAGTCACGACAGACACTTTGTTTCTAAAGTTGCAAACAAAATCTGGTACATCGAAGATCAGGAAATCAAAGTATATCCGGGAACATACGATGAATATAAATACTGGATCGAAAATATTAAAACTACCGGTGCAACGGCCGCTCCCAAGGAGAAGAAAGAACCTGTAGCTGAAAAGAAAAAAGCTCCGGCACCAGCTGCTGATCCGGAAATAAAAAAAATCCAACAGCAGATTTCACGTTTGGAAGAACAGATAACAGCACTTGAAAAGAAAAAAACAGCCGCAGAAGAACATCTCGCTAAACCGGAAGTATACGGCAATCCGGATCAATTAGCAAAAGCCAGCATGGAATTTGATAAAGTAGATAAAGAACTTTTACAGCTGCAGACGGAATGGGAAATGTGTGTTGAAAAACTGGAACAATAA
- a CDS encoding DUF5103 domain-containing protein: protein MKKIYLYILLFCFTGIVSTYGADVKPIDHIYSDKIKSVLFYAEPDGSRGVPLVPLGQNTRLILEFDELSDEQEYFYYKIYHYNADWTASYLSSNQYLNDFNEFRVLEAEMSFKTRISFYHYTVTIPKVKVSGNYLIKVYRNYDEEDLALTRQFVIYENATTIIPLISRSAVPADAFKKQQVNFQINYSQLTIGNPYADVKVVVRQNFKDYNAIRTLQPAFIDANQSMLSYQFFNNENAFDGGNEFRFFDLRSVLFNGMYVGKVVRTNEECDAWILPEKSRKGIAYTYYDDINGAFIPQLYENLNKTTDPDYVNVHFQLMSEQAPGDVYITGRFCNWEILPENMLTYNATEKYYSCALFLKQGYYNYSYALVNAGKRDDIYFEGNSSQTENAYDIIVYVRAQGDLYDRAVGYYSQRFRGR, encoded by the coding sequence ATGAAAAAAATCTATCTATATATACTTTTATTTTGTTTTACAGGCATCGTATCAACATATGGTGCCGATGTTAAACCAATCGATCATATATATTCAGATAAGATTAAATCGGTATTGTTTTATGCAGAACCTGATGGTTCAAGAGGGGTACCACTTGTACCTCTGGGTCAAAATACACGCCTCATTCTTGAATTTGATGAACTAAGCGATGAACAGGAATATTTTTATTATAAGATTTATCATTACAATGCAGACTGGACAGCATCCTATCTCTCGTCAAATCAGTATCTGAATGACTTCAATGAATTCCGTGTACTGGAAGCAGAGATGTCGTTTAAAACACGTATTTCGTTTTACCATTATACCGTAACCATTCCCAAAGTTAAAGTAAGCGGAAATTATCTTATTAAGGTCTACAGAAATTATGATGAAGAAGATCTTGCATTAACCCGCCAGTTTGTTATCTATGAAAATGCTACAACGATCATCCCGCTAATATCAAGGTCTGCAGTGCCCGCAGATGCATTTAAAAAGCAGCAGGTAAATTTTCAGATTAACTACAGCCAGCTTACGATAGGTAATCCATATGCAGATGTAAAAGTAGTTGTACGGCAAAACTTCAAAGACTACAATGCTATCAGAACACTTCAGCCGGCATTTATTGATGCCAATCAGAGCATGTTAAGTTATCAGTTTTTCAATAATGAAAATGCATTTGACGGAGGCAATGAGTTTCGTTTTTTTGATTTAAGAAGCGTACTCTTTAATGGTATGTATGTGGGAAAGGTAGTTCGTACCAATGAAGAATGCGATGCCTGGATACTGCCGGAAAAATCCAGAAAAGGGATTGCCTATACCTACTACGATGATATCAATGGTGCTTTCATTCCTCAGTTATATGAGAATTTAAATAAAACTACTGATCCGGATTATGTGAACGTACACTTTCAGCTGATGAGCGAACAGGCTCCCGGAGATGTGTACATTACAGGACGTTTTTGCAATTGGGAAATACTTCCGGAAAATATGCTCACCTACAATGCAACTGAAAAATATTATTCCTGTGCGTTATTTTTAAAACAAGGATATTACAATTATAGCTACGCCCTTGTAAATGCAGGTAAACGAGACGATATATACTTCGAAGGCAATTCCTCTCAAACGGAAAATGCCTACGACATAATCGTATATGTCCGCGCTCAGGGAGACTTATACGATCGTGCTGTAGGCTATTACAGTCAACGATTCAGAGGCCGTTGA
- the cas6 gene encoding CRISPR-associated endoribonuclease Cas6, which produces MRVRLIFGLVNKGSYVPFHHQYLISEFLTPYIDKYLKSIKEPSRVFYNFSALKGQTRVGKEGLHFYSSKVTLIFSSNDPGLVESLVNQLFNETEVNLGKLILNPINVDQEKLADFTNEMKYICLSPLAIITPQDNPVDAKRFINPSFDVFSDALYENTLNRMERAGSTPDEIAQYFQFQLVPDKDYLTKIKGEEKKFARIFPVFIDDEKYEVRGYTFPFTFYAHPKVQEFVFTCGFGVFGEKGFGMLDIANTDPNLRIIPYPIKKD; this is translated from the coding sequence ATGAGAGTTCGTTTAATATTTGGTTTAGTGAACAAGGGATCGTATGTTCCTTTTCACCATCAATATTTAATTTCAGAGTTTTTGACTCCTTATATCGATAAGTACTTAAAGTCGATTAAAGAGCCATCAAGAGTATTCTACAACTTTTCTGCCCTTAAGGGACAGACGCGTGTTGGTAAAGAAGGTTTACATTTCTATTCAAGTAAAGTAACCCTTATATTTTCTTCAAACGATCCGGGTTTGGTTGAGTCTTTGGTGAACCAATTATTCAACGAAACAGAGGTTAATCTTGGTAAGCTGATCCTTAATCCGATCAATGTAGATCAGGAGAAATTAGCTGATTTTACAAATGAGATGAAATACATTTGTTTGTCTCCTTTGGCAATCATAACACCTCAGGATAATCCCGTAGATGCAAAACGTTTCATAAATCCATCGTTTGATGTGTTCTCTGATGCATTATATGAAAATACATTGAACAGAATGGAACGCGCAGGATCTACACCGGATGAGATCGCTCAGTACTTCCAGTTTCAGCTTGTGCCGGATAAAGATTACCTGACAAAAATTAAAGGCGAAGAAAAGAAGTTTGCGCGTATTTTCCCTGTCTTTATTGATGATGAAAAATATGAAGTAAGAGGATATACCTTTCCGTTCACGTTCTATGCACACCCTAAAGTGCAGGAGTTTGTATTTACATGCGGCTTCGGTGTATTTGGAGAGAAAGGCTTCGGTATGTTAGATATTGCGAACACAGATCCGAACCTGCGTATTATCCCGTATCCGATAAAGAAAGATTAA
- the ychF gene encoding redox-regulated ATPase YchF, producing MSLQCGIVGLPNVGKSTLFNALSNAKAEAANYPFCTIEPNVGVVTVPDDRLGILEGIVKPEKVLPAIIEFVDIAGLVKGASKGEGLGNQFLANIREVDAIVHVIRCFQDDNIIHVNGKVDPISDKEIIETELQLKDLDSVEKKLSKVERSAKAGDAKAKKEVVTLTLYRNHLLEGKNARSLDLPQEDKAVLDDLHLLTIKPVIYAANVDEKSLPDGNEYVERLRKEVEKENAQIVIVCAAIEAQIQELTDPEEKAMFLQEYGLTDSGLNRLIRASYALLDLITYFTAGVKEVRAWTITKGWKAPKAASVIHNDFEKGFIKAEVIKLKDYQTYKSEAGCKEAGKISIEGKEYLVEDGDIMHFRFNV from the coding sequence TGTACAATTGAACCAAATGTTGGGGTTGTTACGGTACCTGATGACCGTTTAGGTATTCTGGAAGGCATTGTTAAGCCTGAAAAAGTACTTCCTGCAATTATTGAATTTGTTGATATTGCCGGATTGGTAAAAGGTGCAAGTAAAGGAGAGGGTCTGGGAAATCAATTTCTGGCAAATATTCGTGAAGTTGATGCCATTGTACACGTAATCCGTTGTTTTCAAGACGACAATATCATTCACGTGAATGGTAAAGTGGATCCGATCTCTGATAAGGAAATTATAGAGACAGAACTTCAGTTAAAAGATCTGGATTCGGTTGAAAAAAAACTTTCTAAAGTAGAACGTTCGGCTAAAGCCGGAGACGCTAAAGCTAAGAAAGAAGTTGTTACATTAACCCTTTACAGAAATCATCTTTTAGAAGGCAAAAACGCACGATCTTTAGATTTGCCACAGGAAGATAAAGCAGTTTTGGATGATTTGCACTTATTGACCATAAAACCTGTTATATATGCAGCGAATGTGGATGAGAAATCATTACCGGATGGTAATGAATATGTTGAACGCCTTAGAAAGGAAGTAGAAAAAGAAAATGCTCAGATCGTTATTGTTTGTGCAGCAATTGAAGCACAGATACAGGAATTAACAGATCCGGAGGAAAAGGCTATGTTCTTACAGGAATATGGGTTGACAGACTCCGGGTTGAACCGTTTGATCCGTGCATCATATGCTTTGCTTGACCTCATCACTTACTTCACAGCAGGTGTAAAAGAAGTAAGAGCCTGGACAATCACAAAAGGTTGGAAAGCTCCTAAAGCAGCAAGTGTTATACACAACGATTTTGAAAAAGGATTTATTAAAGCAGAAGTAATAAAGTTAAAAGATTATCAAACATATAAATCTGAAGCTGGATGCAAAGAGGCTGGTAAGATATCTATCGAAGGTAAGGAGTACCTGGTCGAAGATGGAGATATTATGCACTTCCGTTTCAATGTTTAG